Proteins from one Sphingopyxis terrae subsp. terrae NBRC 15098 genomic window:
- a CDS encoding class II 3-deoxy-7-phosphoheptulonate synthase, with product MTHQWQPQSWRSHEARQLPTYTDEAALAAAERELAGYPPLVFAGEARELTSELGRVAEGKAFLLQGGDCAESFAEFHPNNIRDTFRVLLQMAVVLTFASKMPVVKVGRMAGQFAKPRSADMEEVGGVELPSYRGDIINDIAFEAAGRAPDPQRMIRAYNQSAATLNLLRAFANGGYANLHQVNAWTHDFMDRSPWAKKYQETAARISEALAFMEACGVTPETVPQIKGTSFYTSHEALLLPYEQALTRQDSLTGGWYDTSGHMLWVGDRTRFEGSAHIEYLRGIGNPVGMKCGPSLDPDVLLRLLDTLNPQHVPGRITLITRYGHDKIEAHLPALVRAVKASGHPVVWSCDPMHGNVIKTGNGYKTRPFERILAEVRGFFAVHRAEGTHGGGIHIEMTGQNVTECTGGAMDVTQMDLADRYHTHCDPRLNAGQSLELAFLLAEMLNQEMTDRAKQAA from the coding sequence ATGACGCACCAATGGCAACCGCAAAGCTGGCGCTCGCACGAAGCCCGTCAGCTGCCGACCTACACCGACGAAGCCGCGCTTGCGGCCGCCGAGCGTGAGCTTGCCGGATATCCGCCGCTCGTCTTTGCCGGCGAGGCGCGCGAGCTGACCAGCGAGCTGGGCCGCGTTGCGGAAGGCAAGGCGTTTCTACTTCAGGGCGGCGACTGCGCCGAGAGCTTTGCCGAATTCCATCCGAACAATATCCGCGATACCTTCCGCGTCCTGTTGCAGATGGCGGTGGTGCTGACCTTCGCGTCGAAGATGCCCGTCGTGAAGGTCGGCCGCATGGCGGGCCAGTTCGCCAAGCCGCGCTCGGCCGACATGGAAGAAGTGGGCGGCGTCGAACTGCCAAGCTACCGCGGCGACATCATCAACGACATCGCTTTCGAAGCCGCAGGCCGCGCCCCCGATCCGCAGCGGATGATCCGCGCGTACAACCAGTCGGCGGCGACGCTCAACCTGCTGCGCGCCTTTGCGAACGGCGGCTATGCCAATCTGCATCAGGTCAACGCCTGGACGCATGATTTCATGGACCGCAGCCCGTGGGCGAAGAAATATCAGGAGACCGCCGCGCGCATTTCCGAAGCGCTCGCCTTCATGGAAGCGTGCGGCGTGACGCCCGAAACGGTGCCGCAGATCAAGGGCACGAGCTTCTACACCAGCCACGAGGCACTGCTGCTTCCCTATGAGCAGGCGCTGACCCGGCAGGACAGCCTGACCGGCGGCTGGTACGACACGTCGGGCCATATGCTATGGGTTGGCGACCGCACCCGCTTCGAAGGGTCGGCGCATATCGAATATCTGCGCGGCATCGGCAATCCGGTCGGCATGAAATGCGGCCCCAGCCTCGACCCCGACGTGCTGCTGCGCCTGCTCGATACGCTGAATCCCCAGCATGTCCCCGGGCGCATAACGCTGATCACCCGCTATGGCCACGACAAGATCGAAGCGCATCTGCCGGCGCTGGTGCGCGCGGTGAAGGCGTCGGGGCACCCGGTCGTCTGGTCGTGCGATCCGATGCACGGCAATGTCATCAAGACGGGCAATGGCTACAAGACGCGTCCGTTCGAGCGCATCCTCGCCGAAGTGCGCGGCTTCTTCGCGGTCCACCGCGCGGAAGGCACGCATGGCGGCGGCATCCATATCGAGATGACCGGCCAGAATGTTACCGAATGCACCGGCGGCGCGATGGACGTGACGCAGATGGATCTCGCTGACCGTTACCACACGCACTGCGACCCGCGCTTGAACGCCGGGCAGAGCCTCGAACTCGCCTTCCTGCTCGCAGAAATGCTCAATCAGGAAATGACCGACCGGGCGAAGCAGGCCGCATGA